Proteins from one Streptomyces genisteinicus genomic window:
- a CDS encoding AfsR/SARP family transcriptional regulator, with protein MGRDSGPRVPNQRVPHQREGGADGADSVDAALYFTVLGPVRVRRGAETLPPGSPQQRALLAALLLREGRTATASELIDAIWGEEPPSQALAAVRTYASRLRKALEGDALVSESGGYALRIGRDALDLAVARELADEAGKAHAAGDRHQARTLINKVLGLWDGEPLANVPGPYAENQRARLAEWSLTLRETRLDLDLEVGRHAEAVSELTALTATHPLRERLRELLMLALYRCGRQAEALAVYADTRRLLADELGVDPRPELSGLQQRILTADAELARPSEKHPPPGVQLTRPAQLPATVPDFTGRVSFVRELGDRLASAEGSVMAVSALAGIGGVGKTTLAVHVAHQARGHFPDGQLYIDLQGTSSRSAEPETVLGAFLRALGTADSAIPDTLDERAALYRSSLDGRRILVLLDNARDAAQIRPLLPGTAGCAALVTSRVRMVDLAGAHLVDLDVMSPEEALRLFTRIVGAERVDSEREAALDVVAACGFLPLAIRIAASRLAARRTWTVSVLAAKLADERRRLDELQAGDLAVKATFELGYGQLEPGQARAFRLLGLADGPDISLAASAALLDLPPHEAEDLLEALVDTSLLESAAPGRYRFHDLVRLYARACAERDEQPPSEREAALSRLLDFYLASASRVYAIERPGDRLVEHLEPAGDAGLTFPDRHAAQDWLYAEADPLLACVRQSSRPGTVRRAVDLLWAALDLGESGANPKRYEAVAAAVLDAARAAGDTWAEGRALVTLSNAHLVAGRFDEADAEAAQALRLSVLNDDPLTGCWASNHRGVIAVYQNRQEDGERHLERAIADFRAGDNQPGEASALCNLSRIHLAMGRTASAVALAQKGLDIYDAMGHALRGANARYALGMALTRSGKIVEATARLQEALDVFHDSRQRLWEGMTLYRMAEADLAGRRPAQAASNAEMALTVLRGIGGEWRRGNVLTVLGKALGALGQTGRAEVCWREALGIYEELGSPESADVRALLAPAAAA; from the coding sequence ATGGGCCGTGACAGCGGGCCACGCGTACCGAACCAGCGCGTTCCGCATCAGCGCGAGGGCGGTGCGGACGGCGCGGACAGCGTCGACGCCGCGCTGTACTTCACCGTGCTCGGCCCCGTACGGGTACGGCGCGGTGCCGAGACGCTGCCGCCCGGCTCGCCCCAGCAACGGGCCCTGCTCGCCGCGCTGCTGCTGCGCGAGGGACGCACCGCGACCGCCTCCGAGCTGATCGACGCGATCTGGGGCGAGGAGCCACCGTCCCAGGCGCTCGCGGCCGTCCGCACCTACGCCTCCCGGCTGCGCAAGGCCCTCGAAGGCGACGCGCTCGTCAGCGAGTCGGGCGGCTACGCGCTGCGGATCGGGCGCGACGCGCTCGACCTGGCGGTCGCCCGGGAGCTCGCGGACGAGGCCGGCAAGGCCCACGCGGCCGGCGACCGGCACCAGGCCCGCACCCTGATCAACAAGGTGCTCGGCCTGTGGGACGGCGAGCCGCTGGCCAACGTCCCCGGCCCGTACGCCGAGAACCAGCGCGCCCGGCTCGCCGAATGGAGCCTGACGCTGCGGGAGACCCGTCTCGACCTCGACCTGGAGGTCGGCCGCCACGCGGAGGCCGTCTCCGAACTCACCGCCCTCACCGCCACCCACCCGCTGCGCGAGCGGCTGCGCGAACTGCTGATGCTGGCGCTGTACCGGTGCGGCCGCCAGGCCGAGGCCCTCGCCGTCTACGCGGACACCCGCAGGCTGCTCGCCGACGAGCTCGGCGTGGACCCGAGGCCCGAGCTCTCCGGCCTCCAGCAGCGCATCCTGACGGCCGACGCCGAACTGGCCCGCCCCAGCGAGAAGCACCCGCCGCCCGGGGTCCAGCTCACCCGGCCCGCCCAGCTGCCGGCCACGGTGCCCGACTTCACCGGCCGGGTGTCCTTCGTGCGGGAGCTCGGCGACCGCCTCGCCTCGGCCGAGGGCTCGGTGATGGCGGTCTCCGCGCTGGCCGGCATCGGGGGCGTCGGCAAAACGACCCTGGCCGTCCACGTCGCGCACCAGGCGCGCGGCCACTTCCCGGACGGCCAGCTGTACATCGACCTCCAGGGCACCAGCAGCCGTTCCGCGGAGCCCGAGACGGTGCTGGGCGCCTTCCTGCGCGCCCTCGGCACGGCGGACTCGGCGATCCCCGACACCCTCGACGAACGCGCCGCGCTCTACCGCTCGTCCCTCGACGGCCGCCGCATCCTCGTCCTGCTGGACAACGCCCGTGACGCGGCCCAGATCCGTCCGCTGCTGCCCGGCACCGCCGGCTGCGCGGCGCTCGTCACCAGCCGGGTCCGCATGGTCGACCTGGCGGGCGCGCACCTGGTGGACCTCGACGTGATGTCGCCCGAGGAGGCCCTGCGGCTGTTCACCCGGATCGTGGGGGCGGAGCGGGTCGACTCCGAGCGGGAGGCGGCACTCGACGTGGTCGCCGCGTGCGGCTTCCTGCCGCTCGCCATCCGGATCGCGGCCTCCCGGCTGGCCGCCCGCCGCACCTGGACGGTCTCGGTGCTGGCGGCCAAGCTCGCCGACGAGCGGCGCCGCCTGGACGAGCTCCAGGCGGGCGACCTGGCGGTGAAGGCCACCTTCGAACTCGGCTACGGGCAGCTGGAGCCGGGCCAGGCGCGGGCGTTCAGGCTGCTGGGCCTGGCCGACGGCCCGGACATCTCCCTGGCCGCCTCCGCGGCGCTGCTGGACCTGCCGCCGCACGAGGCCGAGGACCTGCTGGAGGCGCTGGTCGACACCTCGCTGCTGGAGTCGGCGGCCCCGGGCCGGTACCGCTTCCACGACCTCGTGCGCCTCTACGCGCGTGCATGCGCGGAGCGGGACGAGCAGCCGCCGTCGGAGCGGGAGGCGGCGCTCTCGCGCCTGCTCGACTTCTATCTGGCGTCGGCGTCCCGGGTCTACGCGATCGAGCGCCCCGGCGACCGTCTGGTGGAGCATCTGGAGCCGGCCGGCGACGCGGGCCTGACCTTCCCGGACCGCCACGCGGCCCAGGACTGGCTCTACGCGGAGGCCGATCCGCTGCTGGCCTGCGTGCGCCAGTCCTCCCGGCCGGGGACGGTGCGCCGTGCGGTGGACCTGCTGTGGGCCGCCCTGGACCTCGGCGAGTCCGGCGCCAACCCGAAGCGGTACGAGGCGGTCGCGGCCGCCGTCCTGGACGCGGCGCGCGCCGCGGGCGACACCTGGGCGGAGGGCCGGGCGCTGGTCACCCTGAGCAACGCCCACCTGGTCGCCGGGAGGTTCGACGAGGCGGACGCGGAGGCGGCTCAGGCGCTGCGGCTGTCCGTCCTCAACGACGATCCGCTGACCGGCTGCTGGGCCTCCAACCACCGCGGGGTGATCGCCGTCTACCAGAACCGGCAGGAGGACGGCGAACGCCATCTGGAGCGGGCGATCGCGGACTTCCGGGCGGGCGACAACCAGCCGGGCGAGGCGTCGGCCCTGTGCAACCTCTCCCGCATCCACCTGGCGATGGGGCGCACCGCCAGCGCGGTGGCCCTCGCCCAGAAGGGCCTCGACATCTACGACGCGATGGGCCACGCGCTGCGCGGCGCCAACGCCCGGTACGCGCTGGGCATGGCGCTCACCCGCAGCGGGAAGATCGTGGAGGCGACGGCACGACTCCAGGAGGCCCTGGACGTCTTCCACGACAGCAGGCAGCGGCTCTGGGAGGGCATGACCCTCTACCGGATGGCCGAGGCCGACCTCGCGGGCCGCCGCCCGGCGCAGGCCGCGTCGAACGCCGAGATGGCGCTGACCGTGCTGCGGGGCATAGGGGGCGAGTGGCGCCGCGGGAACGTCCTGACCGTGCTCGGCAAGGCACTCGGCGCACTGGGCCAGACCGGCCGCGCGGAGGTGTGCTGGCGGGAGGCGCTGGGGATCTACGAGGAGCTGGGTTCCCCGGAGTCGGCCGACGTCCGCGCCCTGCTGGCGCCCGCGGCCGCCGCGTAG
- a CDS encoding DUF742 domain-containing protein yields MTGRRNGRPLVPAYLSTGGVARPSRNSLERLSVLTGTGGPPPAGLPAAQHALLALLDGGSLTLMECAALLRLPVSAVRVLAAALTDQGLVSARPPVPVAALPDRDLLERVADGLRALKL; encoded by the coding sequence ATGACCGGCCGCCGGAACGGCCGGCCGCTGGTCCCCGCCTACCTCTCCACCGGAGGGGTGGCGCGGCCCAGCCGCAACAGTCTGGAACGCCTGTCCGTGCTGACCGGCACGGGCGGGCCGCCGCCCGCGGGGCTGCCCGCGGCCCAGCACGCCCTGCTGGCCCTGCTGGACGGCGGCTCCCTGACGCTGATGGAGTGCGCCGCCCTGCTCCGGCTGCCGGTCTCGGCCGTCCGCGTGCTCGCCGCCGCCCTGACCGACCAGGGGCTGGTGAGCGCCCGCCCGCCCGTCCCGGTCGCCGCCCTGCCCGACCGTGACCTGCTGGAGAGAGTGGCCGATGGCCTCCGCGCCCTCAAGCTCTGA
- a CDS encoding GTP-binding protein, which yields MASAPSSSDRTAGAPADAASLHLPDTARELVKILVTGPFGVGKTTLIDAVSEIRPLHTEEHLTEASASVDDLAGVRDKTTTTVAIDFGRVSLGDSVVLYLFGTPGQERFRPLWDDIAYGALGALVLVDTRRIAESFDVLGLVEESGVPFAVGLNMFPDSPRYTDEQVRRSLDLAPDTPLVTVDARHTNASVDALLALVQHVIDRMASEAR from the coding sequence ATGGCCTCCGCGCCCTCAAGCTCTGACCGGACCGCCGGCGCACCCGCCGACGCCGCGTCGCTGCACCTGCCCGACACCGCCCGCGAGCTGGTGAAGATCCTCGTCACCGGACCGTTCGGGGTCGGCAAGACGACCCTGATCGACGCGGTCTCGGAGATCCGTCCGCTGCACACCGAGGAGCACCTGACCGAGGCGTCGGCCTCCGTCGACGACCTCGCGGGCGTCCGCGACAAGACGACCACCACCGTGGCCATCGACTTCGGCCGCGTCTCGCTCGGCGACTCCGTGGTGCTGTACCTGTTCGGCACCCCCGGGCAGGAGCGCTTCCGCCCGCTGTGGGACGACATCGCCTACGGGGCGCTCGGTGCGCTCGTCCTCGTCGACACCCGGCGCATCGCCGAGTCCTTCGACGTCCTCGGACTGGTCGAGGAGTCGGGGGTGCCGTTCGCGGTCGGGCTCAACATGTTCCCCGACTCGCCCCGTTACACCGACGAGCAGGTGCGCCGCTCCCTCGACCTGGCGCCCGACACCCCGCTCGTCACGGTCGACGCGCGGCACACCAACGCGTCCGTGGACGCGCTCCTCGCTCTCGTCCAGCACGTCATCGACCGCATGGCATCGGAGGCACGGTGA
- a CDS encoding ATP-binding protein, with protein MIEIPELAVGGLAAGTLSAFVLGGGLLRARRERAGHRAEIRSLRSELDASRGELDRAGAAFAAEIEHLARTRLPAEATRSAHPHVRVPGPLGPAGAGTDAVLDALREAVVAERKRVDAAARAGMRGTTREIQAALYRLQDVLRGLQQRYDDPELAQTLYALDHENEQSLRRAQVAAVVCGAWVGLAREESHLVDAVTGGQARLVGYHRVQVLHHLEPGTALVSHAVEPVAIIVAELLDNALRHSSPDTSVVVGLERAHHGVTVTVDDAGVGMAPDERERAQRMVAGRDPIMLSELGDPPRMGLAAIGQLTRQFDLSVDLSSPSPYGGVRAVLLIKNHLLCTVDPALRPHSAGAAPSTRQAAGHEPRPDRAQPDEEVRQHPAAPARQAAAPPPGVPSAGVPSAGAAPGVPSADGDLLPQRRRRVPVQGAQAGRSVPAPRIPARSPEESAAALGALQSATNAARQAAATEGNDPR; from the coding sequence ATGATCGAGATACCCGAGCTGGCCGTCGGCGGTCTGGCCGCCGGGACACTGTCGGCGTTCGTCCTCGGCGGCGGTCTGCTGCGCGCCCGGCGCGAGCGCGCCGGGCACCGGGCGGAGATCCGGTCGCTGCGCTCCGAACTCGACGCCTCCCGCGGCGAACTCGACCGCGCGGGAGCGGCGTTCGCCGCCGAGATCGAGCACCTGGCCCGCACGCGGCTGCCCGCGGAGGCGACCCGCAGCGCCCACCCGCATGTGCGGGTGCCCGGCCCGCTCGGCCCCGCCGGCGCCGGCACGGACGCCGTGCTCGACGCCCTGCGCGAGGCCGTCGTGGCGGAGCGCAAGCGGGTCGACGCGGCGGCGCGAGCCGGGATGCGCGGCACGACCCGGGAGATCCAGGCGGCCCTCTACCGGCTCCAGGACGTGCTGCGCGGCCTCCAGCAGCGCTACGACGACCCCGAGCTGGCGCAGACCCTCTACGCGCTCGACCACGAGAACGAGCAGTCCCTGCGCCGCGCCCAGGTCGCGGCCGTCGTCTGCGGCGCCTGGGTCGGACTGGCCCGCGAGGAGTCCCATCTCGTCGACGCCGTCACCGGCGGCCAGGCACGGCTGGTGGGCTACCACCGGGTGCAGGTGCTGCACCACCTGGAGCCCGGCACCGCGCTCGTCTCGCACGCCGTCGAACCCGTCGCGATCATCGTCGCGGAGCTCCTCGACAACGCGCTGCGCCACTCCTCGCCGGACACGTCCGTCGTCGTCGGCCTCGAACGCGCCCACCACGGCGTCACGGTGACCGTCGACGACGCGGGCGTCGGCATGGCCCCCGACGAGCGGGAGAGGGCCCAGCGCATGGTGGCGGGCCGCGACCCGATCATGCTCTCCGAGCTCGGCGACCCGCCCCGCATGGGACTGGCCGCGATCGGCCAGCTCACCCGGCAGTTCGACCTCTCGGTGGACCTCTCCAGCCCCTCCCCCTACGGCGGCGTGCGCGCGGTCCTGCTGATCAAGAACCACCTGCTGTGCACCGTCGACCCCGCCCTGCGGCCGCACTCCGCCGGCGCCGCCCCCTCGACCCGGCAGGCGGCCGGGCACGAGCCGCGGCCGGACCGGGCGCAGCCGGACGAGGAGGTCCGGCAGCACCCCGCGGCGCCCGCCCGGCAGGCGGCCGCACCGCCCCCCGGCGTCCCGTCCGCCGGCGTCCCGTCGGCCGGCGCGGCCCCGGGCGTCCCGTCCGCCGACGGCGACCTGCTCCCGCAGCGCCGGCGCCGCGTCCCCGTGCAGGGCGCGCAGGCCGGCCGCAGCGTACCGGCGCCGCGCATCCCCGCCCGTTCGCCCGAGGAGTCCGCCGCGGCCCTCGGAGCCCTGCAGTCCGCCACCAACGCGGCCCGCCAGGCCGCCGCCACCGAAGGGAACGACCCCCGATGA
- a CDS encoding cytochrome P450, which produces MNAYPAHSDAFTLAAPVRLWEEGFAADPYAYYATLRAQGPVGWAELAPGVSAYVVTDRRAALDMLHDTESFSVDPRPWERTVAADAPILGMMRWRANALFADGDAHIRYRRTLLDAFDLVEPHDLRERVHRAVDTLVSRFGPDGEADLVTQFARPMMAMVFNSLFGLPDSESGRLDAALGQMMEGGARAADGEVEYGKYVMELIGAKIAERGDDLTSRLLDHPLELTPEEVTWQVFLTLGAGHEPSANLISNALSRILGNAEYYSTLTSGSRPVMDAVLEVLRYETPLANYGAHFARRSMSFHGMWLQAAVPIVISFGAMGYFAEKDFADAHHPHDASHMSWGAGPHSCPVKQPAVLIATEAVERLTQWLPDLDPVLPRERLSWRPGPFHRSLNALPVRFTPRTPDRTPAPTPDQAGDRA; this is translated from the coding sequence GTGAACGCCTACCCCGCCCACTCCGACGCCTTCACGCTCGCCGCCCCGGTCCGGCTCTGGGAGGAGGGCTTCGCCGCCGACCCGTACGCGTACTACGCGACCCTGCGCGCGCAGGGACCCGTCGGCTGGGCCGAACTCGCGCCCGGGGTCTCGGCGTACGTCGTCACCGACCGCCGGGCCGCGCTCGACATGCTGCACGACACCGAGTCGTTCTCGGTCGACCCGCGGCCCTGGGAGCGGACCGTCGCCGCGGACGCGCCCATCCTCGGCATGATGCGCTGGCGGGCCAACGCGCTCTTCGCGGACGGCGACGCCCACATCCGCTACCGGCGGACCCTGCTGGACGCCTTCGACCTCGTCGAGCCGCACGACCTGCGCGAGCGGGTCCACCGCGCGGTGGACACCCTGGTGTCCCGGTTCGGGCCGGACGGCGAGGCCGACCTCGTCACCCAGTTCGCCCGCCCGATGATGGCGATGGTCTTCAACAGCCTCTTCGGCCTGCCCGACAGCGAATCGGGCCGGCTGGACGCGGCGCTCGGCCAGATGATGGAGGGCGGCGCCCGGGCCGCCGACGGCGAGGTCGAGTACGGCAAGTACGTGATGGAGCTCATCGGCGCCAAGATTGCCGAGCGCGGCGACGACCTGACGAGCCGGCTGCTGGACCACCCGCTGGAGCTGACACCCGAGGAGGTCACCTGGCAGGTGTTCCTCACCCTCGGCGCCGGCCACGAACCCTCCGCCAACCTGATCTCCAACGCCCTCTCGCGCATCCTCGGCAACGCCGAGTACTACTCCACCCTGACCTCCGGCTCCCGCCCGGTGATGGACGCGGTCCTGGAGGTGCTGCGCTACGAGACCCCGCTCGCCAACTACGGCGCCCACTTCGCGCGCCGGTCGATGAGCTTCCACGGGATGTGGCTCCAGGCGGCGGTCCCGATCGTCATCTCCTTCGGGGCGATGGGGTACTTCGCGGAGAAGGACTTCGCCGACGCGCACCACCCGCACGACGCCTCCCACATGTCGTGGGGCGCCGGACCGCACTCCTGCCCGGTGAAGCAGCCCGCCGTGCTGATCGCCACCGAGGCCGTCGAGCGCCTGACCCAGTGGCTGCCCGACCTCGATCCGGTCCTCCCCCGCGAACGCCTCTCCTGGCGGCCCGGCCCGTTCCACCGCTCGCTGAACGCCTTGCCCGTCCGCTTCACGCCGCGTACACCCGACCGCACGCCGGCGCCCACGCCCGATCAGGCAGGAGACCGCGCATGA
- a CDS encoding roadblock/LC7 domain-containing protein, with product MNSRETGESAWVLDPILEIPHVRAAVLLTRDGLVSGFTAALAQDSAERVAAITSTVQGACRTAAAAFADAPVAQLRQVVIESDLGYILVAPTAHGTCVAAFGDPEVRLDLLGHRVHSQVARLGEKAMAAAPRAADGGPLV from the coding sequence ATGAACAGCCGCGAGACCGGTGAATCGGCCTGGGTGCTCGATCCGATCCTGGAGATCCCGCACGTGCGGGCCGCCGTCCTCCTCACCAGGGACGGGCTCGTGTCCGGTTTCACCGCGGCGCTCGCCCAGGACTCCGCCGAGCGCGTGGCCGCGATCACCTCCACGGTCCAGGGGGCCTGCCGCACCGCCGCCGCCGCGTTCGCGGACGCGCCCGTCGCCCAGCTGCGCCAGGTCGTGATCGAGTCCGACCTCGGCTACATCCTGGTCGCCCCCACCGCGCACGGGACGTGCGTCGCCGCCTTCGGCGACCCGGAGGTGCGTCTCGACCTGCTCGGGCACCGCGTCCACTCGCAGGTCGCACGGCTCGGCGAGAAGGCCATGGCCGCGGCTCCCCGCGCGGCCGACGGCGGCCCCCTCGTATGA